From the Bacteroidota bacterium genome, one window contains:
- a CDS encoding glycosyltransferase codes for MKILQLCNRIPFPLADGGAIAMFAMTKSFADAGCEVDMLAINTKKHKVDVATLPAWFSQKTKLYAVEADTDVTALGAFLNLFSTASYNLVRFDIPAVHAKLKELLAQNKYDVIQLEGFFLSKYIPTIRSNSNALISMRAHNVEFLIWERMAAATASPLKKWYLNLLAKRLKKEELDILNKADCIIPISEVDQQSFKQLGAIVPMHVSTGGVDETLLEKQLPVSNELSLFHLAAMNWQPNVQAATWFLEKIWPLIHPKFPDLTLYLAGKDMPASFFQMQSNQIKVLGSVTDAHAFMNAKNIMIVPLLSGSGMRIKIVEGLALGKVIISTSIGAEGIACEDKKNILIADTAHDFAAAIELALKDKALCATLSKNAKELVKHTYTNSSIIKSLLAFYNALLISQKQDSSIAN; via the coding sequence ATGAAAATACTCCAGCTGTGCAATAGAATTCCTTTCCCTTTGGCTGATGGGGGCGCTATTGCCATGTTTGCCATGACTAAATCCTTTGCAGATGCGGGTTGCGAAGTGGATATGCTGGCTATAAATACTAAAAAACATAAGGTGGATGTGGCCACTTTACCAGCATGGTTTTCACAAAAAACAAAGCTCTATGCTGTGGAGGCCGATACCGACGTAACAGCACTTGGGGCATTTCTAAATTTATTTTCTACCGCTTCTTATAACCTCGTACGCTTTGATATTCCGGCTGTTCATGCAAAGTTGAAGGAGCTTCTAGCCCAAAACAAGTACGATGTTATTCAGTTAGAAGGCTTTTTTTTATCCAAATACATTCCAACCATTAGGTCCAATTCAAATGCCCTCATTTCAATGAGGGCGCACAATGTGGAGTTTCTGATCTGGGAAAGAATGGCTGCCGCAACTGCATCGCCTTTAAAAAAATGGTACCTAAATTTGTTGGCAAAACGTTTAAAAAAAGAAGAGCTGGATATCCTTAATAAAGCGGATTGTATTATTCCCATTTCGGAAGTCGACCAACAAAGTTTCAAACAACTTGGTGCTATTGTTCCTATGCATGTTAGCACTGGCGGTGTAGACGAAACGCTTCTTGAGAAACAATTGCCCGTATCGAATGAACTTTCTCTTTTTCATTTAGCTGCTATGAACTGGCAGCCCAATGTGCAAGCAGCAACTTGGTTTTTAGAAAAAATATGGCCGCTTATTCATCCAAAGTTTCCTGATTTAACCCTATACCTGGCCGGAAAAGACATGCCTGCATCCTTTTTTCAAATGCAGTCAAACCAAATAAAAGTACTTGGTAGTGTTACTGATGCACATGCTTTTATGAACGCCAAAAACATTATGATTGTTCCGCTTTTATCGGGCAGTGGTATGCGCATAAAAATAGTAGAAGGACTTGCCTTAGGGAAAGTTATTATTAGCACCAGCATAGGAGCAGAAGGAATTGCATGTGAGGATAAAAAAAATATTTTAATTGCTGATACTGCTCATGATTTTGCAGCCGCAATCGAGCTTGCTCTTAAGGATAAGGCGCTGTGTGCAACGCTTAGTAAAAATGCGAAAGAATTGGTAAAACATACCTATACCAACTCAAGTATAATTAAAAGTTTGTTAGCATTTTACAACGCACTATTAATTTCACAAAAACAAGATTCTTCTATCGCGAACTAG
- a CDS encoding LptF/LptG family permease, producing the protein MKSLHKYILKSYLGPFVATFFVVLFMLLMQFVWKYIDDLVGKGLEWYIIAQLMFYAAATFVPLALPLAILISSIMTFGNLAEHYELAALKSAGISLQKIMRPLVIASICISISAFLFANYLLPVVNLKMGSLLYDIRQSKPALDLKPGIFYKDIDNYVIRVQEKSKDGKYLYNMMIYDHSARRGANKVIIAQKGQMQMSADKKNLLLTLYNGKTYEEIFDDKTNSVRKSLLRSVFEKQVIRFDLTSFGFERTNEELFKDNYQMLNVAQLSAEVDTLRLKGKERNKEFAAGFSAFIRNPGIKNPSLTTHPINTADYFDNFQRADKERILEAALNTARNFKSQLNSNAEEIEHRTNNINKHLIEWHKKFTLSFACLVLFFVGAPLGAIIRKGGIGMPMVVSVIFFLFFHVMNIMGEKFSKEGVLPPYQGMWMASFVLLPIGIFLTSKATSDSALFDINSYLKVFRIFSRKTSNENTPAVQ; encoded by the coding sequence TTGAAAAGTCTGCATAAGTATATCCTCAAATCTTACTTAGGTCCTTTTGTTGCCACCTTCTTTGTTGTGCTCTTTATGCTGCTCATGCAGTTTGTGTGGAAATACATTGATGATTTAGTGGGGAAAGGATTAGAATGGTATATTATTGCTCAACTCATGTTTTATGCTGCGGCAACCTTTGTTCCGCTTGCCTTACCATTAGCCATACTGATTTCGAGTATTATGACTTTCGGAAACCTTGCTGAGCATTACGAACTGGCAGCTTTGAAATCCGCAGGTATTTCCTTGCAAAAAATTATGCGGCCATTAGTAATTGCTTCCATTTGCATCAGCATTTCTGCTTTTCTATTCGCCAATTATCTGCTCCCGGTGGTAAATCTAAAAATGGGATCCCTTTTATACGATATCAGGCAAAGCAAACCAGCCCTCGATTTAAAGCCCGGAATTTTTTATAAAGACATAGATAACTATGTAATACGTGTGCAGGAAAAAAGTAAAGATGGAAAATATCTTTATAACATGATGATTTACGACCATAGTGCCAGACGTGGTGCCAACAAAGTAATTATTGCACAAAAAGGCCAGATGCAAATGTCGGCCGATAAGAAAAATTTATTGCTTACCCTCTACAATGGAAAAACCTACGAAGAAATTTTTGATGACAAAACCAACAGCGTTAGAAAATCGTTATTGCGCAGTGTTTTTGAAAAGCAAGTAATTCGATTCGATCTAACTTCCTTTGGTTTTGAACGCACCAATGAAGAACTTTTTAAAGACAATTACCAAATGTTAAATGTGGCGCAGCTTTCAGCCGAAGTGGACACACTTCGCCTTAAAGGAAAAGAACGTAATAAGGAGTTTGCTGCAGGGTTTTCAGCATTTATTAGAAACCCCGGAATTAAAAATCCCTCACTCACTACACACCCTATTAATACGGCTGATTATTTCGATAATTTTCAACGAGCCGACAAGGAGCGAATTTTAGAGGCCGCCTTAAATACAGCACGCAACTTTAAGTCTCAGTTAAATTCCAATGCCGAAGAAATTGAACATCGCACAAATAATATCAATAAACATCTTATAGAATGGCATAAGAAATTTACTTTATCATTTGCCTGCCTTGTGCTCTTTTTTGTTGGTGCGCCATTAGGAGCAATTATCCGTAAAGGGGGCATTGGAATGCCGATGGTAGTTTCGGTAATATTCTTTTTGTTTTTTCATGTCATGAACATTATGGGAGAAAAATTCTCTAAAGAAGGTGTGCTCCCTCCCTATCAAGGAATGTGGATGGCCTCTTTTGTGTTGTTACCAATTGGCATTTTTCTTACCTCCAAAGCAACCAGCGATTCAGCCCTATTTGACATAAATAGCTACTTAAAAGTATTTCGTATTTTTTCGCGTAAAACAAGCAATGAAAATACTCCAGCTGTGCAATAG
- a CDS encoding SRPBCC domain-containing protein: protein MGTYKKFEIEFPIHASPYIIYSFISTPAGLSEWFAENVNVRNDEYTFLWDGSQQTATLLSKKENTFMKFRWNDEPDFTFFEFRIVVDEITQDVAFWVTDFAEDEKSQEASEMLWHSQIDALIHAMGA from the coding sequence ATTGGTACCTATAAAAAATTTGAAATCGAATTCCCGATTCATGCTTCTCCCTATATTATTTACAGCTTTATCAGCACTCCTGCAGGACTTTCTGAATGGTTTGCCGAAAATGTAAACGTGCGAAACGATGAATATACTTTTCTTTGGGATGGAAGTCAACAAACGGCAACTTTGCTTTCAAAAAAAGAAAACACGTTCATGAAATTCCGGTGGAACGATGAACCTGATTTTACTTTTTTTGAGTTTCGAATTGTTGTGGATGAAATCACGCAAGATGTTGCTTTTTGGGTAACTGATTTTGCTGAAGATGAAAAATCACAAGAAGCTTCGGAGATGCTTTGGCACAGCCAAATTGATGCGTTGATTCATGCAATGGGCGCTTAA